CTTGTTTTTAGGTTTTGGCCAAGCGAACTGCATTAAATAGACCAAGACAGATATAAGTGTTATACAATCTAAATATATTTATGTAATGCAGTTTCGTCTTTAGGCAAACCTGAGATTTTGCAGACCCCACCAGACACAGTAAAATAATTTTGCGAAGAAATTTGTTGATTGCGAAACATTATTTATAGCTGGCAAATAGATTCCAAAGAGTGGGTCTGGAAGATTGTCTGCGGGCGTACTTGGAATGCAAACATTCTGTAAGAAAGCATTTCCAGCATTTGTATCACCATTCCCACAGTATAGATATGCAGCTTTACAGCCTGTTTTAAGACTACATTCATGTTTCCAGCAGGCATCTTTCCGTTGAATAGAAAGCAAGTACCAAACTGCTCCAAGGACCTGCAGCACTTAAACATCACCGGTAAACATTTAGCCATTGAGGCTTAGTTGCATTGCACATTTGAACTTCTGAAAAGTAGTCCATTATGCTGAATATAGAACTAGATGATGACATACAAATCAACCTAAAATGCTACATACCACCTTCACTTAAATAACAGATGTCACTTCAGACATTGACATGACCTAGAATATACAAACTCGAGTAATTGACCATTGAAAGTAACAATACTAATAAGTTAACAAAAATTATAAGATAATATTATATTATAGAAGACTTGTATGATAAACCAATACTATTAGAAAATATTTAAATAGATTGTAAAAAGTGGAAACCAGTGTAAAAATACCCCTTAGCAACACTATTAGGAAATTGGTACATATGTGCTAGAATATTTCTCGACAGGGTGCAGAGCTTATCAAGGCCATGCTTATTTGTACAGAAGGTATCGTCTAGAATCCTCAACTAGTTGAACTGTGACGCCATGTGCCCCACAAAAGTTCGATAATCTAGTGGATTGGTGGCAAGCAGCGGTCAATGGATTCCAACCTTACTTTAGGGGCTACCTCTGGGAAAAGAGAAATGGAGCAACCATCTAAACAAAGCACTTAGCCCCCAGCATTTCCCTCTAAGATTGGCAAAGACTGAACAATGAGGAGTACCCCTCAGATACAGCAAAATCATACTAAAAAGGGTCAGTGTTTGCACTCCGTAAAGTGATAGATCTGGAGAAATATATATTAGATGTAGTAGGCTTTTTTCACGCAAAGGATACTTTTAATTGGCAGAAGTACTGGATACACCTTTCTTTAGTGACTAGTTGTTTGAAACAACATGCAGCAAATAAACAAAGAAAACTTTACGACTTATATACAGTATAAattggtactccctccgatccaaaataagtgtcgtggttttagttcaaatttgaactaaaaccacgacaccaCGACACTtactttggatcggagggagtactaaaaaGCTAATGCTCAAAATTAGAGCATGTACAAACATGAGAAGTACGATCAGGGTCAATGAAGGAAAAGAACTGCACCAAAGCCACATGTATCTTTTAGTCATTTATATCCTATCCTTCACGGAAAATTTACTACTCATTATGTTAACTTTCCAATACTGCTGCGCCAAGTAGAATTTTCACAGATAGGAAACCAATGTGGATGTTATGCACAATTATAAAAAAAATGAAACGGGAAGAAATGGAACTGTACAACTAACATACTGTGTAGCCCCATCGACAAATTTAATGGAAAATCGCATGCAAAACTGAGGCACATCATTTGTAATCCACATAATTTCTTACTGTACATGAAACTGCTCATGCTATCACTATCATATTGCAAAAATGAACAGCTGGTTTACATAGTTACAGTTTTCACAATACAGAAATTAATGAACTAAGCACTTACATGGCTAGCAAGCATGTAAATTATTAGATTGAAGGCAGCACCAGCCCATGCTGTCTCTGTAATTATCCCAGCAGATCTAGTGATTTGAAGATATAATGGCCTTATCCGGATTAGCCGAGGTACATATTGGCATATAACTATAAGCATCAAGATGTTTTTGGCTTTCATGAACTGTGAGCCCTGAAGACGAGGCAGAATGATCAAAATGACCACCTGGTAACAGAAGTTAATCAAGGTTATATGCTTGACTTCAGGACATAATGGTAAAAAGGTGTATATTTACTGCACTATGGGAATGGGAACTGCAAATTACAGAAAATTCACCAAATAGAATGATAGCATCGTCATAATCAATATTCATCTCAATCAACACTCCAATATGTGAACTGGGACAGCGTAAGTATATCCcttgaaacaggcaaaaaaactatttttatacagTATAACTCTTGAAGGTGAAAAACTATTTTAACATAGCTCCCATGCATGGACTACCAGGCGCACATCCACATGAATTAAATTCCCATATAAGATAGTATATGATCTTAAATGTAAAGAAGCACTTGCTATAATGTGATCAAATGCTTCGTGCTAAGCTTAACCAAGTAGATAGCATAGTACCTGAGGGAGGGGTAAAACAGCACAGACATCAATCAGAAAATATGTTGACAGATACCGCTTTGCTATAGCATATCTGTCCTTGACCAATACACCCCTGCCAAAATTTGTAGAGGAAGACGTGATAAAGCCTGTCCGAAACTGGAATATGATATGGAGTATATAAAATATATCTGTGAAAGAGCGCAGGACACTTGCTGTGATTTTCATCTTCCTATCCAAATACCAGCAAGGAATTTTATCATTGATAACCGGGATATAGAGGAACAATGGGTCCACAGAGACTGCAAAAATACATGATAACACAAATATCTTGTTCCATCTTTGCAGAAATGGTCCTTGAGGGTGAAAAGCATTTTGCATGGACTTCCGGTCTTCCAGCATTGATCTCTTCAAGGTTTTCAAATGGAAAAAGTTTCCAAGGAATGCAAATAATCCACCAGTTCTTTCTTTAAGTGATCTAAATACACTATGTCTGCATGGTGAAACTGTGTTCTCTGAGTTAACAGATGGCTCTGATCTGCAGTCCTGAAATCTGCACACATCATCAAGCCAAGCAAAACACACAGAACAGTCATAACATGAAGGGTTTTTTTTTTCAGTGGTTCATCCTTTACATAAAGTCAGACAAAATTGTGTTCCTTCTGTTTGCAAGAGAGAGAAAATGTGTAGCTTTAAGTGCAGCTTTAGAGGCAGAGAATACCGCTGACCCATTCTGAGGTAGAGGGACCAATCAAACAGTTGTATGatgaaagtagaggcaccaaagttcCATGTACTCTTTTTTACTAAAGGATCTATCACACTATTATTCACATGTGTTATGTTAATTCCTCAAAAATTATGTGTTGCATTGCTAACTTGCTATAACAAAGAGTTGGAGGATGCAAATTTGACAAACCATTGTTCCATGGAAATTTCTCAAACGGCAGGGGGGGTGTAAGAAATTGACCTAACATATCTGTCCTCCCTTTCCATCATTATCTCCACCAGGCGAACAGTTAGCAGCTAAGGCTGCTAGATCAGTTCTTCAATTTGTGGAATTTGCATAGATTGAGTTCCCTGTTGATTATCTAGTATAAGTAAGAGCAACAAACAAGAACTTTGTACATCAACAAGACAACAATCCCTTAATACATCTGACAGAAATGTCCAGCGAGGTAGCTTAAATACAGTCAACCAGATTACCAAATAAAGGATAAATGGCGATTCAGAGATTTCGATGTGTAGAAACAAAATCCTGACAGGTCAAATATAGGGACTCTGATCCCTTGGTATACTTTATAACGGATAACCGTCAAACTACTGGGTGGTTAGGTTAAAGTTTGCCAGACTGATAGAGGTAACTAGGCAGCGAGTATAAATACCATAGAAATAGTTGCAAAGGTTTCCAACATAGCTCAATTTCCATGGGCATCCAATTCGGACACAACCAAAGACACAATACATATAAGAACAAAACAATCGCCGTGACCATAGAGTCACCCTATATAATAATTAGATTGTTCCTTTGACAACCAACTCAATCGCTGCTGCGACAGACAAACAGTATAGCAGAGTAACGTTAAAATGCCAAATTAAGCCTCGCTCAAATCAACCCTCTAACCCCCACGGTTCCGCCTAACACTTGGCAACCACAAATCCAACCCCGCAACCTCTACAGCCACGGCAACAGAGCCTGACTTCCATGCTCAAACTGGATAAAAACAAAATTAACGACGGACAGAGAGCCGCAAGCACTACAGAGGCTACAGTACGATCACGCTCTTCCCGCAGCAGTGCGCAGAAGCCGCCAGCTCGCCGCAAAATCACACGGCCAGAGCTAAGCGCGCAGAGGACCAAACCGCGGAATCTTAAGACGGAGCGGCCAGAACTGCAGCAGGTCCGAGCAGGCGAAGCGGGAGCTTACCTAGGGTTTGAAGAgggttccctctctctctccctccctccttgcgCCGTGTTAGGCGGGCTGGCGGGTGGACGGAGGAGGGGAATGGGATGGGCGGTGGGGTGGAATGGTAGGGGAGACCGGGGCTTCGCGGTCATGCGGCATGGTGGTCGTCGTGGACTGGAGGACGAAGGGGGAAAGGTGGGTGGCCGTGGAGGCGTGGACCCCTCCGTGATGGACTCCGCAATGACCCTGCCTAGTCTACGCCGTCGAGCAGGCCGGCCCCGGTTTTAAAATAGTTCTACGAGATTTGGACCTTGTTTTTGGCAGCCCTACGTCTCGCTTATAACGAGGCTAACACACAAAATCATTAATAAAGAGTACTTCTTCTAAAAATCACTTTCATTTAAAAAAAACACTACTATCCCGAACGCAACAAGTGATGCACTGCATGCACATCATTTGTTACAACAAGGgagctttttttctttttttcaaagattcgtttattcaaacgttttatctcttaaaccgtgcgtccaatctTGAATTGTTTttaccattggattcctcgcgtcgagatcttcaaaactaaatctaggttttgacaaaaaaatcacgaaaaaaatagacaaaaaactGAATCGAGCACGTTTTTTTTGCCTTTCAGAAAAAGGCACGACCGtggctctcgcgaaagaaaaacagTACCTCTTGCGGAAACAAAACCGTACCTCTCGCAGAAGTAAAATCGCTCTCActgaaagaaaaagaataaaaaaattctgttttcgagaggcacggcgaaagcaaaaccgtgcctctcgaggAAGGGAAAAAAGATAACActctttttccgtttccgagaggcacgatcgtgcctctcgcgaaaacaaaagcatgcctctcgcaaaagcaaaagAAAAAGCGTTCTTTCTCGCAATACTTTTTGTCTAAAAGCTAAGGAAGAAATGTGAAAAATCAAAAAGCCAAAAAACGAAAGAAATGTCCAAAAAGCCAAAAACACGCGAAAATAAGCAAAATCTGAAGGAAACATCAAGAGCACGACATGTAGCGGCGACTGAGAACGGCCATGCCCACCTCCAAGTGATTGTTGGGAGGCTCCCGAAGGAGGGACCGTTAACTAGTTATCGCTCTCCCTAACATGCTCTCGCATCAAGCGCAGGGGAGGCGACGTCTTTGTtttgttgttttgttttctttctttttactTTTGATTATACTTCCAAATTTTTCAAGTAAATATATTGCAAAAAACACTATATATAAAGCATTTGAAAATAATTTTAACCAAGATTTTGAAAATGGTTAAATGCATATaaaaaaatgtttctcatgtatacaaaaAGATATGCAATTTGAGTGAAAgaagttgatcatgtatttaaaaatgataatcaagcttttaaaaaatgttaaacaagtatttaaaaaaatttaagcaagcatttaaaaaatgttaaatgtgtacagaaaaaatgttgaagatttattaaaaaatatcaaacttgtatttgaaaaatgttaatcaagcatttgaaaatgttaaaatgtggacaaaaatgttgaccatgtattcaaaaaacgttaatcttttatttgaaaaatgttaaaaatgtgtatataaaaatgttgaccatATATCAAAATATcttaaccaagcatttgaaaaatgttaaatgggtataaagaaaatgtttctcatgtatacgaAAAATTTATACAAATAATATACAATGTGCGTGAAAAAAGTTGaccatgtatttagaaaatgttaatcaagcatttgaaaaaatataaacaagtatttgaaaaatattaatcaagcatatgataaatgttaaatgtgtatagaaaaaaatattgaccatgtattaaaaatatgttaatcttgtatttgaaaaatgttaatcaaccatttaaaaatgttaaaatgTGTACAGAAAAATATTGACCATATACTCAAAATATGTTAGttttgtatttaaaaaatattaatcaagcattttaaaaatgttaaaagtGTGTACAGAAAAAATATTGAACATGTACTAAAAATgataaacttgtatttgaaaattaTTAAATATTTATTAGAAAAATGTTCTTGAAATATACGAAAAATGTAGAATGAAACCAAAAGAAACAAAGTGAAATGAAAAAGACAATGAAAACCTAAAGCGAAAccaaagaaaccaaagaaaaaatgaaaaataaagcgAAGAAACaagtgcaaaaaaatgaaaaacaggGAAAACCGACaaataaacaaagaaaaacaaaaaacattgCACCAAGAAAAAACGATGAAAACCACGAAAGAAACAAAAGAGAAACCAAAGAAAAATGAAAGAGAAACCAAAAAAAACATAGTATAACGATGAAAAACAGAAACCAAATAAATCCGGAGAAGAAATTAGAAGgccaaacaaaaaacaaaagaaaatgaaaaaataaaataaaagaacccAAACAAACACATTAGCAAACAACCGACGAATGAACAAAATGAGTAAGACACCGCTACCTCATGAGCTTGCGTTGgtatttcccttgaagagaaaagggtgatgcagcaaagtagaataagtattttcctcagctgttgagaaccaaggtatcaatccagtaggag
This portion of the Triticum dicoccoides isolate Atlit2015 ecotype Zavitan chromosome 7A, WEW_v2.0, whole genome shotgun sequence genome encodes:
- the LOC119327627 gene encoding cyclic nucleotide-gated ion channel 1-like isoform X1 yields the protein MTAKPRSPLPFHPTAHPIPLLRPPASPPNTAQGGREREREPSSNPRFQDCRSEPSVNSENTVSPCRHSVFRSLKERTGGLFAFLGNFFHLKTLKRSMLEDRKSMQNAFHPQGPFLQRWNKIFVLSCIFAVSVDPLFLYIPVINDKIPCWYLDRKMKITASVLRSFTDIFYILHIIFQFRTGFITSSSTNFGRGVLVKDRYAIAKRYLSTYFLIDVCAVLPLPQVVILIILPRLQGSQFMKAKNILMLIVICQYVPRLIRIRPLYLQITRSAGIITETAWAGAAFNLIIYMLASHVLGAVWYLLSIQRKDACWKHECSLKTGCKAAYLYCGNGDTNAGNAFLQNVCIPSTPADNLPDPLFGIYLPAINNVSQSTNFFAKLFYCVWWGLQNLSSLGQNLKTSTYAWENLFAVFVSISGLVLFSLLIGNMQTYLQSATLRIEETRVKSRDTDQWMSYRLLPDNLKERIRRYEQYRWQETSGVDEEHLLMNLPKDLRRAIKRHLCLSLLKRVPMFEKMDDQLLNALCDCLKPVLYTEGGYIVREGDPVNEMIFITRGNLMSMTTNGGKTGFFNSDVLKSGDFCGEELLTWALDPNSATSLPSSTRTVKSMSEVEAFALMAEDLKFVATQFRRLHSKQLRHTFRFYSQQWRTWAACFIQAAWHRRCRKKMEDALREKEERLQLAIVNDGSTSLSFAAAIYASRFARNMMRTLRRNATRKARLQERVPARLLQKPAEPNFSAEEQ
- the LOC119327627 gene encoding cyclic nucleotide-gated ion channel 1-like isoform X2, which encodes MMEREDRYVRFQDCRSEPSVNSENTVSPCRHSVFRSLKERTGGLFAFLGNFFHLKTLKRSMLEDRKSMQNAFHPQGPFLQRWNKIFVLSCIFAVSVDPLFLYIPVINDKIPCWYLDRKMKITASVLRSFTDIFYILHIIFQFRTGFITSSSTNFGRGVLVKDRYAIAKRYLSTYFLIDVCAVLPLPQVVILIILPRLQGSQFMKAKNILMLIVICQYVPRLIRIRPLYLQITRSAGIITETAWAGAAFNLIIYMLASHVLGAVWYLLSIQRKDACWKHECSLKTGCKAAYLYCGNGDTNAGNAFLQNVCIPSTPADNLPDPLFGIYLPAINNVSQSTNFFAKLFYCVWWGLQNLSSLGQNLKTSTYAWENLFAVFVSISGLVLFSLLIGNMQTYLQSATLRIEETRVKSRDTDQWMSYRLLPDNLKERIRRYEQYRWQETSGVDEEHLLMNLPKDLRRAIKRHLCLSLLKRVPMFEKMDDQLLNALCDCLKPVLYTEGGYIVREGDPVNEMIFITRGNLMSMTTNGGKTGFFNSDVLKSGDFCGEELLTWALDPNSATSLPSSTRTVKSMSEVEAFALMAEDLKFVATQFRRLHSKQLRHTFRFYSQQWRTWAACFIQAAWHRRCRKKMEDALREKEERLQLAIVNDGSTSLSFAAAIYASRFARNMMRTLRRNATRKARLQERVPARLLQKPAEPNFSAEEQ